DNA from Campylobacter sp. RM5004:
TTTGGGATTGAAGAGCTTGATATGGATAGCCGCTTTAGCTTATGCAATATGGCTATTGAAGCAGGTGCAAAGAATGGAATATGTGCTGTTGATGATACTACAAGAGAGTTTTTAAAATCAGTTCCGTTAAAAAGAAAGGGTGTAGAGTTTAGCCATTTACCTAATGCTGTTTATGAAAGAGTAATTGAAATTGATTTAGATAAACTTGATCCTGTGGTAGCTTACCCATTCTTACCAAGTAATGGAAAAAGTATCAAACAAGCTGTAAGTGAAAAGGTAAAAATTGATCAAGCATTTGTTGGATCTTGTACAAATGGAAGGCTAAATGATTTAAGAATTGCAGCAAATATTTTAAAAGGTAAAAAAGTTCATAGTGATGTTAGAATGATTATAACTCCAGCAACAACCAAAATTGCTTTACAAGCTCAAAAAGAAGGCTTAATGGATATATTTGCTGAAGCTGGTGCTGTTGTTAGTAATCCAACTTGCGGTGCATGTCTTGGTGGATATATGGGGATTTTAGCTGATGGTGAGCGTTGTATATCTACTACAAATAGAAATTTCGTAGGTCGTATGGGCGCAAGAACTTCTGAAGTTTATCTTGCAAATAGTGCAATAGCAGCTGCAAGTGCAATCAAAGGCTATATCTGTTCTCCTGATGAACTTTAAAAATAGTGTTTGCCTAATTTTAGGCGGTGGAAAATCAAGCCGAATGGGACAAGATAAGGCTAACTTACGCTTTAATTATAAAAAGCGTGAAATTAGCCTAATTAATTATTTATATGAAAAACTAAATCCTTTGTTTAATGAAATTTATTTTTGTGCTAAAACTAAGCCAAATGATTTAAAATGTAAGTTCTTAAAAGATAAATATGAATACTTTCATCCTATCAATGGTTTAAAGACTTTTGCAAAAAATGAAATTCCTAATTCAAATTCCGTTTTTGTAATCGCAGTAGATTTTGTAAATATTAAAAAAAGTGCTATAAAAAGGCTTTATTATAAGCATAAAAAACACAAAACTTCAGTGGTTGCAAAAAGCATTAAAACTCACTTTTTGTGTGGATTTTATAAAAAAAGTGATTTTATATATTTAAACGAATTTAATGAAAATTGCAAAATAAAGGATTTTTTTAATAAAACTAAGGCTAATACTTTAAGCTTTAAAAATGATGAAACTTTTTTAAATATGAATACAAAAGATGATTTTAAAAAGTTCTTAAAAAGTAATAAATATTAAACAAAATATGGTATAAATAAGCCTTTTTTCGTGGAGAGTTTGGCCTACTGGTGTAGCCCTAAGACTTCAAATCTTGTGGTGGGATAGTTGACTATTCTGCGGGGGGTTCGATTCCCTCACTCTCTAGCCAGTGTAGTATATAGTTAAATTTAAGAATTTAAAGTAGGAAAAATTGAGTAAAGTAAGAATTGTTAATAATTTTGAATACATAATCAAAGCTACAGTAATAATAATATGCCTTGTGCATGTTATATATATGATTAGCTTTAGCTTGACAGGTCTTTATTTTTTATTACCTGTTGTTACTGCTCAATTATTTATTTCAATAATAGTTGCTTATTTTGTATTTTGTAAAAATAAAGGAATAGGATTAGCAGTATTTTACGCTCATTTTGATATTTTATTTTCTTGTTGTTATTGCACTTTTATGCTTGGTTGGGGATATGGCTTTACTATGATTATAGTACTTTTACTATCCTTAGCATACTTACAAAATTTTAATACTTTTTTAGTTCCAATAGGTATTTGTTTAGTTGAAGCTACTGCGTTTTTTGTTATGTTATATCTTACAAAAGATACGCCAAACTATCCAAATCCTTTTATGCCTTATATAAATATTGCAAACTTTTTATTCATGGTAGTAACTCTACTTGCTTATATCTGGCTAAACGATAGAGAAAATTCAAAGATAATCAAACAGCTAGACGATAGAAAAGAATATCTACAATATAAAGCAGAAAACGATTATCTAACAACTCTTTTAAATCGTCGTGCGATGAATGATATTTTAGATGAGAAATTAGAGAATTTAAAAGAGAAAACAATCAATTCTTTATCGGTTGCAATAGGTGATTTGGATAACTTCAAGCATTTAAATGATACTTATGGCCATAATTTTGGAGATTTAGTATTAAAAAAAGTTTCACAAGTATTTAAAAAAGAATACGATTTAAATCCAAATATTTTCGTAGCTCGTTGGGGTGGAGAAGAATTTTTAATTTTATTTATTGATTATTCCTATGATGAAACTTATGCTTTATTAGAAAATATTAGAAAAATAATAGAAAAATTAGAAATAAAAGATGAATTAAATAGCACAAATGTAAGTATTTCCATGGGATTTAGCTATTCAAACAATGTTTATAATAAAGATTTATTGATTACAAAAGCAGATTCAGCACTATATATAGCTAAAGATTCGGGTAAAAATAGAGTAAAATCGGTAAAGTTAGGTTAATATGAATAGTATCTTAAGTAGCGAAGACATCGTAATTGCAAGCAAAATAGGAAAATATATACTAGCAATATTTTCTCTTTTATATTTAACATTATCTGCATTTTTTGCTTACACAGGACATACATTTCCTATGTATATCAATTTATTTTTGGCATTTATATATATATGCTTTTTTATAAGACAAAAAACAATAGGATTAAATAGTATCGCGTATGTAGTTCATTGTGTATGTGTTATATATTCAGTATTTATGGTCTATTATTTTGGTTGGAGCTTTGGAGCACAATATTATCTAATTCCTTGCATAGCCTTTTGTTATGTAGGAAAATTTGATAATAAGATTACAATTTATTCAATAGCTATTTTAGAGAGTATTATTTTTGAATTACTATATTTTTTCATGGAAGTTCAACATTTTTCATTATCTAATGAACTCGTTATATATGGCAAAAATATAAATGGAGTTTTTTATATCATACATAGTTTTGTAGCTTGTGTTACAATAATTTTGGTAATGTATTTTGTAAAAGTTAAAGCCTATAAAACAATAGAATTAAAAGAAAATATAAATGAAGCATTAAGCATAAACGCATCAACTGATCCTTTAACGTATTTATTAAATCGTTGGGCTTTTATGGAAAAAGTCCATTTGATTAAATATAAAAAACCTTTTCATTTTGCAATCATTGATATAGATTTTTTTAAAAAAGTAAATGATACCTACGGACATAGCGTAGGAGATGAAGTATTAAGAGTAACTGCTAGCTGTATTAAAATAAATTTTAGTAAATACACAGATATGATAGCTAGATGGGGCGGAGAAGAGTTTTTAATATTTGCATTAGGTTGCTCTAACGAAGAATTTTATGAAGCTTGCAACAAATTTAGACTTGATTTAAATAATTCTAAATTTTGCGGTGGTGATTTTAAGGTGAGTGCAAGTATAGGATGTTTGCATATAGACAATGATTTTTCTTATGTTGATTTTGACAAATATATTAAAGAAGTAGATGATTTATTATATAAAGCAAAAAATTCTGGAAGAAATAGAATAGTATCAAAAAGCACTTAACATGAATGACATTAGAAAAATAGACAATATTAAGCAAATCGTTAAAATTACAATGATTTTGCTTACACTAACACATACAACTTATGGAACTATCTTTTACTTTTTAAATATTCATGTAATGGCTAAAGTAAAAATTATTGAAGCTTTAATTGCTTTAATATTTACGATAATTACTTTTAGATTTGATAAATTTCATAATATTGCAGTTTATTTTACACATCTTTCAATTTTAATATCATGCTCAATTTGCACTTATATATTAGGTCAAGGGTATGGATTTTTAATAGTTATGATGACAATACTATCACTTGGATATATTCATGATTTTAGAAACTCAAGATACCCTTTTATTATAGGTGCTTTTGAAGTAATACTAGTATTAGTTGTTTTATGTGTAACTAAAGATATTCCTAATTATGAAAGTGAATATAAGACATTTTTTTATGTTTTTAATGTTGTTAATATGGCTTTAGTTGTTATATTTTATTCAAGCTATACAAATAGTATAGATGAAAACGAAGCAAGAAATCTTGAAAAAGAAAATCTTAAATTACAAAATAAAGCTGATTATGATTATTTAACTAGTATTTTAAATCGTCGTGCAATGAATGAGATACTAAAAACTTATCATAGTTATTTTCAAAAAGATCAAATCCGTTCAATGGCTATTGTCTTAGGTGATATTGATAATTTTAAAAGCCTAAATGATGAGTGCGGACACAATTTTGGAGATATTGTTTTAAAAAATACAGCAAAAATAATTAAAGACAAATTAGCAAAAAAACAATCTCATTATGTTTCAAGATGGGGTGGAGAAGAGTTTTTAATATTTATAACAGGTTCTGGAATAGATGAGTGTGAAGAATTAATTGATGATATAAGAAATGAATTTTCTAATTTTACACATAAAGATGGCTACAATGCTAGGAAAACCACAATTACATTTGGAATATGCTATTCTTTAAGAGTTGAGAGTATTGATTATATGCTATCACAGGCAGATAATGCACTATATCAAGGCAAAAAAAGTGGTAAAAATAAAGTAGAAACCATAGTTTTAGGACAAATATGATTAATTTTTTAAAAAGAAAAGAAGAGCTGATTAAAGTATTACAAGTAGAAAGAATTATAAAAGCTCTTTTAGTGTTTAATTTAGTTTATGCTTTAATTATGCTAATTAATGATATACCTTACTTATTTTTATCATATTTTATGCTATCAGGATTGTTTTTAATATCCTTAGTTTTTGTCAAAAGCAATAATTTTAACGCTTGTGTAGCTGTTGTCTTTTTTGCTGCTGTTGTATTTTCATCAAGTTCTATTTATTATCTTGGGTGGGGATATGGATTTGAATATTATATTTTACCTATGATTACTTATTGCTATATAGGAATTTATTCAAAAAGATGGATAATTTATATAATTGCAACTCTATCTTTAGCATACTATTTAACTATGTATTATTTATTTTGTGTAGAAAATTATTCCTTGGAAGTTCCACTTCATCTATTTAAAGATAATGCTAAATTTGTATTTAAATGTATTAATGCCTTTGTAGTATGTTCTATTTTCATACTAGTATCAAATGTTCTAAGAAAACAAATATATATTGAATTAGAAAATAGACAAAGCTTAAATAAAAAGCTAGATAAAAGTGCTAATTTTGATTATCTTACAAAGCTTATGAACAGATGGTGTTTTCTTGATAACATAGAAGACTTGGTTATTACTGATAAAGTTGGCATAGCTTTAATTGATATAGATTTTTTCAAAAAAGTAAATGATACTTATGGACATAGTATAGGTGATGAAGTATTAAAAAATTGCGCAAACCTTATGAAAAAACATTTTGGAGAACATACGGAATTAATTTGTAGATGGGGTGGAGAAGAATTTTTAGTATTAGCCTACAATGTATCAGAATATGATTTTGAAAATACTTGTGAAAACTTTAGGGCAGAATACGGAAATTCTATATTTTCAGTTGAAGGGCTTAAATCAAGTGTTAGCATAGGTTTTGTCTATGTAGAGAGCAGTTTTGCAAGCAATATTTTAGATGAATATATTACAAAAGTTGATAAATGCTTATACGAAGCAAAAAATACAGGAAGAAATAAAATTATTAAAAACATAATATAATTTAAGCAAAAATTAATTTTATTAAGATAATATACAGCTTTTATTTTTAGATGCGTTCATAGCTCAGCTGGATAGAGCAACGGCCTTCTAAGCCGTAGGTCAGAGGTTCGAATCCTCTTGGGCGTACCACTTAGCGGATGTGGTGAAATTGGCAGACACGCCAGACTTAGGATCTGGTGCAGCAATGCGTGGAGGTTCAAGTCCTCTCATCCGCACCACTTCTAATTCCGATTTCAAATTCTGTTACCAAAAGTTACAATTTAACATAAAATTAACATTATTTTTTGCATAAAACTAGAAAATATAGTAACATTGAAGCTTTTATTTTCTTAAAAGGAGCTTTAATGGTAGAAAACCAACAAATTAAGCGAAATGGATTTGAAAAAATCTTACACAAAATTGAAGTATTAGGAAACAAATTACCTGATATTACAATTTTATTTTTAATTGCATTTTTTATTGTAATGCTTTTAAGTTTTGCTTTAAGCTTTATTGATTTTTCTTATGTTCACCCAGTAAGTCACGAAAAAATCGTAGTGAAAAATATGTTTGAAATGCATAATTTAACTGAACTTATCGTAAGATTAGGCGTTAACTTTATAACATTTCCTGCTTTACAATTAGTTTTAGTTGCAACTTTGGGTGTAAGTATTGCCGAAGGAAGTGGGTATATTAGAGCTTTACTTATCAAAATGATAGGAATTGTTCCAAAAAATATCGTTGTTCCTGTTGTTATTATTATTTCTATAATTTGCCACATAGTTTCTGATAGTGCTTATGTATTCTTAATGCCAATTGCAGCTGCTATGTATTATAGTGCGGGTCGTCATCCAATAGCTGGAATTACAACTTCATTTGCTGCTTTAGCAGGCGGATTTAGTGCTTGTTATATTCCAAGTGTTGTTGATCCACTAATGCAAGAATTCACTCAAAAAGCTGCAAGAACGATTGATCCTA
Protein-coding regions in this window:
- a CDS encoding GGDEF domain-containing protein; the protein is MINFLKRKEELIKVLQVERIIKALLVFNLVYALIMLINDIPYLFLSYFMLSGLFLISLVFVKSNNFNACVAVVFFAAVVFSSSSIYYLGWGYGFEYYILPMITYCYIGIYSKRWIIYIIATLSLAYYLTMYYLFCVENYSLEVPLHLFKDNAKFVFKCINAFVVCSIFILVSNVLRKQIYIELENRQSLNKKLDKSANFDYLTKLMNRWCFLDNIEDLVITDKVGIALIDIDFFKKVNDTYGHSIGDEVLKNCANLMKKHFGEHTELICRWGGEEFLVLAYNVSEYDFENTCENFRAEYGNSIFSVEGLKSSVSIGFVYVESSFASNILDEYITKVDKCLYEAKNTGRNKIIKNII
- a CDS encoding GGDEF domain-containing protein encodes the protein MNSILSSEDIVIASKIGKYILAIFSLLYLTLSAFFAYTGHTFPMYINLFLAFIYICFFIRQKTIGLNSIAYVVHCVCVIYSVFMVYYFGWSFGAQYYLIPCIAFCYVGKFDNKITIYSIAILESIIFELLYFFMEVQHFSLSNELVIYGKNINGVFYIIHSFVACVTIILVMYFVKVKAYKTIELKENINEALSINASTDPLTYLLNRWAFMEKVHLIKYKKPFHFAIIDIDFFKKVNDTYGHSVGDEVLRVTASCIKINFSKYTDMIARWGGEEFLIFALGCSNEEFYEACNKFRLDLNNSKFCGGDFKVSASIGCLHIDNDFSYVDFDKYIKEVDDLLYKAKNSGRNRIVSKST
- a CDS encoding GGDEF domain-containing protein translates to MSKVRIVNNFEYIIKATVIIICLVHVIYMISFSLTGLYFLLPVVTAQLFISIIVAYFVFCKNKGIGLAVFYAHFDILFSCCYCTFMLGWGYGFTMIIVLLLSLAYLQNFNTFLVPIGICLVEATAFFVMLYLTKDTPNYPNPFMPYINIANFLFMVVTLLAYIWLNDRENSKIIKQLDDRKEYLQYKAENDYLTTLLNRRAMNDILDEKLENLKEKTINSLSVAIGDLDNFKHLNDTYGHNFGDLVLKKVSQVFKKEYDLNPNIFVARWGGEEFLILFIDYSYDETYALLENIRKIIEKLEIKDELNSTNVSISMGFSYSNNVYNKDLLITKADSALYIAKDSGKNRVKSVKLG
- a CDS encoding GGDEF domain-containing protein produces the protein MNDIRKIDNIKQIVKITMILLTLTHTTYGTIFYFLNIHVMAKVKIIEALIALIFTIITFRFDKFHNIAVYFTHLSILISCSICTYILGQGYGFLIVMMTILSLGYIHDFRNSRYPFIIGAFEVILVLVVLCVTKDIPNYESEYKTFFYVFNVVNMALVVIFYSSYTNSIDENEARNLEKENLKLQNKADYDYLTSILNRRAMNEILKTYHSYFQKDQIRSMAIVLGDIDNFKSLNDECGHNFGDIVLKNTAKIIKDKLAKKQSHYVSRWGGEEFLIFITGSGIDECEELIDDIRNEFSNFTHKDGYNARKTTITFGICYSLRVESIDYMLSQADNALYQGKKSGKNKVETIVLGQI
- a CDS encoding molybdenum cofactor guanylyltransferase, whose protein sequence is MNFKNSVCLILGGGKSSRMGQDKANLRFNYKKREISLINYLYEKLNPLFNEIYFCAKTKPNDLKCKFLKDKYEYFHPINGLKTFAKNEIPNSNSVFVIAVDFVNIKKSAIKRLYYKHKKHKTSVVAKSIKTHFLCGFYKKSDFIYLNEFNENCKIKDFFNKTKANTLSFKNDETFLNMNTKDDFKKFLKSNKY
- a CDS encoding 3-isopropylmalate dehydratase large subunit, with protein sequence MTLTEQIFAHHIGRDVKAGEIIDCPIDMVIGNDITTPISIKQFKKSGATKLANPDGFAIVLDHYIPAKDILSANQAKISRDFAKEHNLKYLFDEKNMGIEHALLPENGLISPGDVIIGADSHTCTHGALGAFATGMGSTDLAYAMITGKNWFKVPSAIKVQFRGKLKPWVYGKDLILEIIRILGVDGALYKSLEFFGIEELDMDSRFSLCNMAIEAGAKNGICAVDDTTREFLKSVPLKRKGVEFSHLPNAVYERVIEIDLDKLDPVVAYPFLPSNGKSIKQAVSEKVKIDQAFVGSCTNGRLNDLRIAANILKGKKVHSDVRMIITPATTKIALQAQKEGLMDIFAEAGAVVSNPTCGACLGGYMGILADGERCISTTNRNFVGRMGARTSEVYLANSAIAAASAIKGYICSPDEL